A genome region from Trichosurus vulpecula isolate mTriVul1 chromosome 5, mTriVul1.pri, whole genome shotgun sequence includes the following:
- the KCNA5 gene encoding potassium voltage-gated channel subfamily A member 5, with the protein MEIALVTLKNGGTTAIGKGEQAGGSSGPKPEEELLRPSTVQLNDGAKEGPPRKSGRGRGGRGEGQAGRPLPELPQAVRQQPPAQGEEEGEASSTLGMSEGEGLGSSALHHQRVLINISGLRFETQLGTLAQFPDTLLGDPAKRLHYFDPLRNEYFFDRNRPSFDGILYYYQSGGRLRRPVNVSLDVFADEIRFYQLGDEAMERFKEDEGFIKEEEKPLPRNEFQRQVWLIFEYPESSGSARGIAIVSVLVILISIITFCLETLPEFRDERELFHHPQLPQQPPAPPQSANASRGGGRDLHLLPQGPTVAPMMPRTLADPFFIVETTCVVWFTFELLVRFFACPSKAEFSRNIMNIIDVVAIFPYFITLGTELAEQQPGGVGGGSSSNGQQAMSLAILRVIRLVRVFRIFKLSRHSKGLQILGKTLQASMRELGLLIFFLFIGVILFSSAVYFAEADNQDTHFSSIPDAFWWAVVTMTTVGYGDMRPVTVGGKIVGSLCAIAGVLTIALPVPVIVSNFNYFYHRETDNEERAALKEEPASTTGRGSIQDSVNQLKSSGSKGSFTKIPENMEGAHRESCPPEKCNLKVKSNVDIRKSLYALCLDTSQETDL; encoded by the coding sequence ATGGAGATTGCCTTGGTCACCCTGAAGAACGGAGGCACCACGGCCATCGGGAAAGGAGAGCAGGCTGGGGGAAGCAGCGGCCCCAAACCGGAGGAAGAGCTCTTGCGTCCCTCGACGGTGCAGCTCAACGACGGAGCCAAGGAGGGGCCGCCAAGGAAGTCTGGACGTGGCCGTGGTGGGAGAGGCGAGGGCCAAGCTGGACGTCCCTTACCTGAGCTTCCTCAGGCAGTGAGACAGCAACCTCCTGCacagggggaagaagaaggagaggcaAGCTCCACCTTGGGAATGTCGGAGGGGGAAGGTTTAGGGTCATCTGCACTCCATCATCAGCGTGTTCTCATCAACATCTCGGGCCTGCGTTTCGAGACTCAGCTGGGCACCCTGGCTCAGTTCCCGGACACTCTCTTGGGGGACCCTGCCAAGCGTCTGCATTACTTTGACCCCCTGCGCAATGAGTACTTCTTCGATCGCAACCGACCCAGCTTTGATGGCATCCTCTACTACTACCAGTCGGGGGGCAGGCTGCGAAGGCCAGTCAATGTCTCTTTGGATGTGTTTGCTGACGAGATCCGCTTCTACCAACTAGGGGATGAGGCCATGGAAAGGTTCAAGGAGGACGAGGGCTTCATCAAAGAAGAGGAGAAGCCACTGCCCCGGAATGAGTTCCAGAGGCAGGTCTGGCTCATCTTTGAGTACCCAGAGAGTTCTGGCTCAGCCCGGGGCATCGCCATTGTCTCCGTTTTGGTCATCCTCATCTCCATCATCACCTTCTGTCTTGAGACCTTGCCTGAGTTTCGGGATGAACGAGAGTTGTTTCATCATCCCCAGCTGCCCCAACAGCCTCCAGCTCCCCCCCAGAGCGCAAATGCCAGCCGAGGTGGTGGTCGGGACCTGCATCTTCTGCCTCAGGGGCCCACAGTAGCTCCTATGATGCCCAGGACCCTGGCAGACCCATTCTTCATTGTGGAGACCACCTGTGTAGTGTGGTTCACCTTTGAGCTTTTGGTACGCTTCTTTGCTTGCCCCAGTAAAGCTGAATTCTCCCGCAACATCATGAACATCATCGATGTGGTCGCAATTTTTCCTTACTTCATCACCCTGGGCACTGAGCTTGCAGAGCAGCAGCCAGGGGGAGTAGGAGGAGGCAGCAGTTCGAATGGACAGCAGGCCATGTCCTTGGCCATCCTGAGGGTCATCCGCCTGGTCAGGGTCTTTCGTATTTTCAAACTCTCTCGCCATTCTAAGGGCCTCCAAATCCTGGGCAAGACCCTGCAGGCCTCCATGCGAGAGCTGGGGCTCctcatctttttcctcttcattggagtcATCCTCTTCTCCAGTGCTGTCTACTTTGCGGAGGCTGACAACCAGGACACCCACTTCTCCAGCATCCCAGATGCCTTCTGGTGGGCAGTGGTCACCATGACTACGGTGGGCTATGGGGACATGAGACCAGTGACGGTAGGGGGCAAGATTGTGGGATCTTTGTGTGCCATTGCAGGTGTCCTCACTATAGCTCTCCCTGTGCCTGTCATTGTCTCCAATTTCAATTACTTCTATCATCGAGAGACAGACAATGAAGAAAGGGCAGCCCTCAAGGAAGAACCAGCCAGCACCACAGGCCGGGGCTCAATACAGGACAGTGTAAATCAGCTGAAGTCTAGTGGGAGCAAAGGGTCCTTTACTAAAATTCCAGAAAACATGGAGGGGGCCCACAGAGAAAGCTGCCCCCCGGAAAAATGCAATCTTAAAGTCAAAAGCAATGTAGACATAAGGAAATCCCTCTATGCCCTTTGCCTGGATACAAGCCAGGAGACAGATCTGTAG